The sequence TACAACAGCAGACGATATTTTTACTGCACTAAATAATTATCTCAATGAACACGATGTCACCTGGAAAAAAGTGTAAGGATGTCGACAGATAGAGCAATGTCAAtggctgggggaaaaaaaaaatctgtagcccCTGAGGTGAAATGGACTCACTGTAGTATCAATCGTGAAGCCTTAGTAGCCAGAAGATTGCCTGAACCTTTGCAAAAAATACTTAACAAAGAAGTTCAAATCATCAACTACATTAAAACTAGACATCTGCAATACAGACTATTGTCTTTGTTGTATAAagagatcggaagtgagcgtgaGCAACTTCTTATCCATACGGAAGTAAGATGGCTTTCTTGAGGTAGGATAGTCAAGATTTTCTGAACTTAGAGACAAGGTTAGTGTCTTCCTTCTTGATACAAAGTACGCAGATcttctcactaacttctcttggctttgctcagttgcgtacttagctgatgtgtttgaacaactgaatgtgttaaacttgattttacaaggaaaaaatttagacatgttcaaagttgaggataaAATTAGTGCTATGGGCAAAAAGTGTCAGATCTAGGCATCAAGGATAGAAAAGagtcactaactaacttttctactttaaaacaattcttggagtcataagaggagagtttgcctgaccagatcaagatcaatgtagccgAGTATCTATGCAGCCCAGCCAcaacttttagagagtatttccctgaacctgaccctgacgacagagggattcgaaatcccttcagctgtgaagaaatagacaaaatccaaggcctcactgaagaagagcaagatcaacttgtggatctgtccagctgtggtacggtgataaacattttcatcggtgataaaattacagacttctgggcatCAGCACGTAAgtactacaagaaacttggagatcAGGCAAGGAAAAGGTCATTCCATTTGCAACTACATAttggtgtgagcaagcattttcttctatgtgtttcatgaaaaacaaatataggaatcggctcAACATgtggtcggatttcagagtgaaagtttgaagtttggaacctaatatttcagaaataatggactcaaaggtcagacTGAACTCacctcattaagaactgaaaattaaaactaactgtatactgatggagtactctgttgtaaatgCATTTTTTCAAAAAAAGTAATACCTtgaatgaaattagtgttttcttatttttcacacgttTCTACTCAAAGCAActtcaagtgtagtacacttgaaacaCCAATACactcaattttaattttttctgtcattttcagttcatactcaatttttatttttttaaggagtttgttatactaaactccCAGATCTGAAGacgaagattttgagcaataatcaaaaatttaccaataacaatgatggctaaattgaaaaagttctaagctcaatattttttcaataatgagtaTGTCAATGTTTttcctaagtaccaaaaatagaaaaaagtataaaaagactcttaatttgcctTTTTTAGGTACTCGATACTCTGATATGACATGGTACCAATCATGCTGGATGAGGGGTCCCTCGAGAAAATTTTTTTGGGAACCTCTGGTTTAGAGCATCAGATAGACATCTGGATGACTGGGGTATCAAAAGATGTAAGAGACCTATGAGGGATCCAAAATAGATCAGAAGCTTACACAATAAAAatctataaatgacctagcagataatgTCAAAAGTTCGGTTAGaatttttgttgatgatgctgtcgtatacagagaaattgcaaagCTAGAAAATTTTAGCAAAATTTGGGAGGGCAGCAGAGATCGACGCTCAGTGTGGTGATCGGCAGTCGGCCCTTTATTGTACAATCTTACAACTGCAaagcaatcactggaagcagtcacatctgtaaaatatctaggagaatgTGTACGGAGTGAGAAGTGAAACTAATCGCAATTAAGCAGATGTGAGACAGAATTGTTGGAAGAACTTCGAAGAAAGTGTAGCCCTCCCACAAAGGTGGCAGCTTTCAGAATCCTAGTTCTACCAATACTGGAATACTACTCATTAGTTTGAGATCTGTGCCAGATAAAACTGACAGATGAAActaagaagattcaaagaagagcagcacatttcattaAGAATCCATTTAGTAAGCACGATAGTATCACGGACACTCGCAGCCAGCTCCAATGGCAGACAACGAAGGGAGGCATTCTACATCAAGGTGTGGTTCACTTTTAAAACTCTGGCAGCTTATATACCTAGGAAGGTCAACTGTATGACACTTCTTCCTACATGTATCTCAAaaaaagaccacaacaataacattagagagattggagctcacacagaggcttatCCGCAAACCATCGATGACTGGAATACAAAAAGGAGAAAGTAACAGTGGTGCACAGAGTACTCcctgccacacactgtaaggtggttcTGTTGGGTAGAGATGTAGAAATCGATTTTCTGTTAACAGAAATAGCAAACTTCACTatcctaaaaagaaaaaaataagaagcaACAAAGCAATAACTGTGATAACAGCTATTGCATCTCACAACACTCTCATCATGAAGAATTCACTTACCTGCCTCTGTGACTGTGTTCGTCACTTGCGGCGTAGCTACAGTTGTCATAGGGCCCTGTGTCACGGCCGGATGTTGGCTCTGCTGCACTAGCAGCTGTGTCCGCAGCAGAGACGGCCGCGCCTTAAATGTCTGCTGCAGAGCCGTCCGCGCATCAGGCGTTCGCAGAAGAGGTGAACGCACCTCAGGTATTTGCAGCAGACGTGGCCTCGCATCGGGCGCCTCCAGCAGATGCGGCCTCGCATCGGGCACCTCCAGCAGATGCGGCCTCGCATCGGGCGCCTCCAGCAGATGCGGCCGCGCATCGGGCGCCTCCAGCAGATGCGGCCGCGCATCGGGCGCCTCCAGCAGATGCGGCCGCGCATCGGGCGCCTCCAGCAGATGCGGCCGCGCATCGGGCGCCTCCAGCAGATGCGGCCGCGAATCGGGCGCCTCCAGCAGATGCGGCCGCGAATCGGGCGCCTGCAGCAGAGGCGGCCGCGAATCGGGCGCCTGCAGCAGAGGCGGCCGCACGTCGGGCGCCTGCAGCAGAGGCGGCCGCACGTCGGGCGCCTGCAGCAGAGGCGGCCGCACGTCGGGCGCCTGCAGCAGAGGCGGCCGCACGTCGGGCGCCTGCAGCAGAGGCGGCCGCACGTCAGGCGCCTGCAGCAGAGGCGGCCGCACGTCAGGCGCCTGCAGCAGAGGCGGCCGCACGTCAGGCGCCTGCAGCAGAGGCGGCCGCACGTCAGGCGCCTGCAGCAGAGGCGGCCGCACGTCAGGTGTCTGCAGCAGAGGCGGCCGCACGTCAGGTGTCTGCAGCAGAGGCGGCCGCACGTCAGGTGTCTGCAGCAGAGGCGGCCGCACGTCAGGTGTCTGCAGCAGAGGCGGCCGCGCCTCAGTTGTCTGCAGCAGAGGCGGCCGCGCCTCAGTTGTCTGCAGCAGAGGCTCCCGCACCTCAGGTGTCTGCAGCAGAGGCTCCCGCACCTCAGGTGTCTGCAGCAGAGGCTCCCGCACCTCAGGTGTCTGCAGCAGAGGCTCCCGCACCTCAGGTGTCTGCAGCAGAGGCTCCCGCACCTCAGGTGTCTGCAGCAGAGGCTCCCGCACCTCAGGTGTCTGCAGCAGAGGCTCCCGCACCTCAGGTGTCTGCAGCAGAGGCTCCCGCAACCCAGGTGTCTGCAGCAGAGGTTCCCGCAACCCAGGTGTCTGCAGCAGAGGTTCCCGCACCTCAGGCGTCTGCAGCAGAGGCGGCCGCACATCAGGCGTCTCCAGCAGAGGCGGCCGCACATCAGGCGTCTCCAGCAGAGGCGGCCGTACATCAGGCATCTCCAGTAGAGGCGGCCGCACATCAGGCATCTCCAGCAGAGGCGGCCGCACATCAGGCATCTCCAGCAGAGGCGGCCGCACATCAGGCATCTCCAGCAGAGGCGGCCGCGCATCAGGCGCCTGCAGCAGAGGCAGCCGCGCATCAGGCGCCTGCAGCAGAGGCTCCCGCGCATCAGGCGCCTGCAGCAGAGGCTCCCGCGCATCAGGCGCCTGCAGCAGAGGCTCCCGCACATCAGGTGTCTGCAGCAGAGGCTCCCGCACATCAGGTGTCTGCAGCAGAGGCTCCCGCACATCAGGTGTCTGCAGCAGAGGCTCCCGCACATCAGGTGTCTGCAGCAGAGGCTCCCGCACATCAGGTGTCTGCAGCAGAGGCTCCCGCACATCAGGTGTCTGCAGCAGAGGCTCCCGCACCTCAGGCGTTTGGAGAAGAGGCGGACGCACTTCAGGTGTTTGCAGCAGAGGTGACCGCACCTCAAGTGCTGCCTGTGCCTCAGGTGCCTGAAGCAGAGGCAGCCGCGCATCAGGTGTTTGCAACACAAGCGGCTGCACCTCATGCGTCTGCAGCAGAGGCCGCCGTGCATCACGTGTTTGCAACAGAGGTGCCCGCATCTCAGGTGCCTGCAGCAGAGGCCGCCGGGGCTGAGGTATCTTCAGTAGAGGCGCCTCGGCCTCAGATGTCTGCATCAGAATCGACCGCGCCTCAGGTGTCTGCAGCAGAGGTGGCCGCACCTCAGGCGTACGCAGCAGCAGACGCGGACGCATCTCAGGCGTATGCAGCAGCACACGCGGACGCACCTCAGGCGTATGCAGCAGCAGACGTGGACACACCTCACGTgtctgtggctgctgctgctgcaccacACGTCGTTTTGCTGGGGACGGAGGACCGTATTGTACTGGCCCTCTGTCTATAATCGGCTCAGGGATGAGGTGGACGTGGGTCAGCAGCCGACTAAAAACAACACACGAGATATTAAATCAACAAACAAGGATTAAAATACCAGAAAAACAGACTATAAGAGTATATTCAGGCCACTGAGTGGCCAGCTGAGATTCTAAACATTACAGTTCTTCACTAATATTCAATTTATTCTGTCATGTACATGATGTGATCAAACAGGAACGAGAATTTTTTTCCTTAAAGAACCTTATTTGTTCATCAACAACGTCTCTGTTCCATCGTAACTAATCCATCTCTGATATAATGTacttgtgccagcactttttccaatttagaaacaatttctggaactcactttttgttATGGTGTTCAGTTTCTACAATGATTCTGTTTTTACCTCATCAACAGTTGCACAATGACGTCCTTGCACAGTTCTCCTAACCCCTGGGAAAAGAAAGAAGTCCCAGGGGACCATGTTAGGTGATTACAGTGGCTGAGGCAACGTTACGGTTTTATTTTTTGCCATAAAATGAGGAACAAGCATTGAGTTGTGAGCGGGAGGATAATCGAGAAGCAATGTCCACAAGTGGTGTTGCCACAATTCTGGTAATTTTCTTCAGATTGGTACACACAAATGgcacataacttccaggtagtaatTCTTACTGATCATACTACTGTAAGGCAGGAAttcatgatgcactatcccattgtaatcaaTGAAAACAGTGAGAACAACCTTCATAATTGATCGAATTATTTTAGGTctcggctcttcaggcagtttctgcTGGACGATTGGATTTCAGTTTCAGCATGTATACCCACATTTCGTCACCTGTTATAacattctttagaagttctgggtcATTGGCAACTTTATTCGGAAACTCTTGAGTGATGTTTATGCGACGTCATTTCTGGTTGAAAtccaacaattttggaacaaactttgccACTAGAAGTTTCAttcccaaaacatctgaaaaaattgcttggcacGAGCTAAAGGATATGCTGACATTATCAGCAATCTCTCCAATGATGATTTGGCAATTTtctagaaccattttctttacttctaccACAAGGTCATCAGCAATTGATGTTCTAGGGTGTCCAGGGCAGTCATCATTACTGATGTCTTCTCGACACTCTTTGAAATGTTTACACCACTCTTAAAATATCGTCTTACTTGTAGTATatttgccaaaagccacagtcaaaatTTCTAATGTGCTGCTGcacttttcttccatttttgaagCAAGATTCAGTGAAATTTCTTTTATCTatctttttcaaaagaaaaaattcaCAAAGCCCTTGCAAACACGTATAACCTTTTCAACTCTCAacagtaaactaaatattcaaaataacTGAAAGTTATGTGTTGGGAGCATGTGTACcaacaacagcattttttttttttttttaaattgaaaatcaGATATATGAAGCCTGTAAAATTAAGAAAGTTGCATTACTTTTCGATCACAATTTGTATGTGATACATTCCTATCACAGGGGTATTTCCGCACAGGTTGAAATACATATCAGTGAGAACCATTTACAAGAAAGGTAATAAGACAGATTATTAacaaccaccacctcctccttgAAGGTAGTCAGTATGCGACAACTGTAACACACTCCTCTCTAAACAATAAACTCAATCAGCCTCAATTTCAATTTCAAAATGGTGTCTCCAAAGAACATGCTATTTTGGATTTCAGAAATAAGATTCtacaaaatttaaatgacaaaatattgtcaactggtattttctgtgactcaTTAAAAGTATTCAAATGTGCATTTCGCAATATTCTCGTAGAGATCTTACTGGTAACTTATTTTCATTATCTCCAAGTAAAATGATACAGTGGGTCGCATTGAGGAGCTCAGAGTGTGTATAAAATGAAAACCAATCTTCAGAATGGGGAATAATCATTGCAAGTGTAGCACAGTGATTGACACTCAGTCTGCTCTTATTCTGGTAACGTATTTATTCATGACACTGGAACAGCTCCTTTTGCTGACAATGGAAATCGGTATCATAAATAAGCCTAAATGAGTAACTTTGACGGGGAAAGAAATGCTAGCCAAGTCCACCGATCATACAGGACTGAGGAACATTTGATAGTTTGTATGCCATGTTGCACGGTTTGGTTACAAAAATAAAAGAGAGGACACAAAAGAAGGAATTGCTGCAGAGTCGATATACCTTTCCATTCTTAACAGTACACTTAAACTTAAAGATATCTCAGTTACTACTGAGGATGAAAATATAATGGGCGTGTTTCCTGAGACAGGTccaaacatattttctctctttcaaAGAATATTTACAGTACTGTTTCTGTCATGTCGACAGAATGGATACACACAGAGGGTGTTCACTGGAGTGTTTCACGAGATGAGACCTCAGACATCCGACACTGCCCAAAATAGTGTTCTGGTGCTCTTTACGAATCAAGTGTTGGGGTAAGTTTATGtgactgacagcactgcctcatatTAAATTGTAGTACAGTCACATGATATGCAAGGAAAAGTCAATATTTTGAGCAATGAGTGGTTCAGATGTATGCTGCACTGACTATACACCAGAGTTGCTCCATCAATGTTGTAAAGTCCAGTTATTCTTTGTGTATCATTATAGCCCACAATACACATTGCTGAACTGAATATCATAGCAGGCTAATAGAGGAGAATTCCATTTATCAGGAACATATAGTTAGGAATTAGTAAAGAATGCATTACAGCACCAGCAATTCAGTGATACATAAGtctaatggaaataaaataaaataaacaacaaaaatgtatgtcACTAACAACACAAAGTCAACATCACAGCAAAAACCAACAATTCAACAGAACCTTAACAAGAATAAAAGTTTACATGCAAAGAAAAAAcggaaaaaagagaaaataatgaaatttagaAAACTGAAAAACATAACTTAAGATACATCCACTAAGACAAAaacaagcaaataaaaaataaaaataaaaaactagcaTAATTGACCATGTAATTTCAACAATGTACgaaaaggcagattgctacttaccgtagagaagacatgtcaagttgcagacaaataagacacttacatatagctttcagccacagcctccgtcagtgaaaaaaacacacacacacacacacacacacacacacacacacacacacacacacgcgcgcgcaagcGCACACACACCTCCCACACACAGGACCACCAGCTCCCAAGATGGTGGAGTTGGTGTGTGTGTTTTCACTGATGAAGGGCGTGGCTGAAAGCTGTGtgtgtattttaattgtgcctgtctgcaacttgacatgtcctctttaaggtaagtagcaatctgtctttttgtaCATTGTTGATATTGCTACCGGAAGTTTCAATTGTTTGGCAATGTGATTTCATATGGATAACACTAGACTTACTGAGATGTGAAACATTTTTAGACCCAAATTTGAAATTTAGGGAATTGCCATTTTTCTTCACTCCAAAATGGTATAGCTATAAGGTATTATATACTTCTTGCCTCCTAAAATGTTTATAAAGTCTTTGTACTTCATTGCTTTGATGAATTTATTACTTTTGCTATGAAACAGCATTACTAACACAGCTTGACCAATTCAATTTTTTGTCAAGTGTTCTTTGATGCATTATGAATAGTTTCTTACAcgtatttctttcattaaaaatGTAATCTAGGTGTTACAGAAGTCAAGCCTGTTTAAACAACTTAAAAGCATTTATCAGTATTTCATATATATGTATTAACGTTTCAGGGGCTATTCTATTCCACATATAAATTTTTGAGATTGTGGACTGAAAACTGACCTTTCCCCTGCAAAATTTGCCTCTGCAAATGTCTTATAACAAGAAATAtactgttgagagagagagagagagagagagagagagagagagagagagagagagagagcaaaagggTGCAAATATCCAAATGGTGTGAAAGTCAGATATTAAATAATGAGGAAGACTATAATTTTGTTCCACAAGGAAAATGTGGACAAAAGATTAAATTGAGTTGAAAAACTGAATGCAGACCCATCAGACAGCACAGGGAGGCACCATCAATATTTCAGGAACATCATGCAAAAGTATCAAGTACCCATCTGTGCCTCCAATGTGCACAGAAAACTCACTACACCCCCGCCACCTGTAAATAATCCTTTCAGCAATTTTTATAGAGAGATTCAGCAAATCATACACTTTTGTAATTAGGTTTAATAATACTGCTTGACCAAACCAGATTGATATAATATACTGTgcacaacaaattaaatgtattattGCAGTATATAAATTACAAGTTGTATAAACTGTCTAAAACAGTTGAAAGTAAACCAAAATATACATTTAATCATTTCTGGCAGCAACTGCACATTGGTTTTAGTATGATGCATAATAATAAGTGGAGTTGGGAAAATACACTTTTCAGGGAATcgtgtttttattataattttacttcGCAGTTCCTTGCTTTGGGTGAAGCAAACTTATCAAAGTCAAATTTAGCAGTTATTTCACATTCTATCGACAGTAATTCCTGCAATTCCTTTCCTTAGGTGAAGCAAACTCACCAATTACGTCATCTAAGTCAAATTTAGCAGTCGTTTCACATTCTACTGATAGTAAGTAATTTTTGTCATTTGCGATTTGCTGAAACTGCAATGACAAGATATTGTGGTCACTAATATTGTCATAAATATCTTCAAAGCTATATTTTGCGAAACCAGTCCTTCCAACCAACAAAGGTTGGTCGTAACTTCTAGTAAGTGTTTTTATTAGTGGTTTAGTAGTCACTATGTAACTGCATATTGAAcggaaaattttctgttttcttgtgCATCTGATGTGAGTGAGGCTGACTTCCCTTTGTGACACTTGCTGTTTAGGAAATTATTCCTTGTTGCTGGAGTTCTGCCTAGAAGACTCACTGTGGACCCGAGAGCCTTGGAGCTCGTAACAATTCCACTAATGTCACGGAAGACAAGAAAATCCAGTTTGCCCAAGAGACAGCTAGCTGACAAGATAGATGAAACTCTATCAAGAGCAATTATAATATCTGATTCTGAGATGCACGTATtatgaaatgaaaaattataacagaggTACACTATATGCGTGTACAAGAAGAAGACGTGTTGAGTTCATTGAGCAGTATTTGGAATTTTGAGCCTACTTTTCAGCTGTAACAAGCAGAGTAGCTTCAAGAACGCACAGTCTGATGCCTGATCATCTGTTCATAGCCATCCACATGGCAGTTACATAGCAAACTATAGCAACTGCAGGACATTACTTAATTGCTAACCTCCTTACAACATCGTAATGTAACATCACCTATCACATATGACTAAATTTTTGACCCTGAACATGGGTCTTATTGAGATGTTTACACAATTATAGCACTGTGATGACGTATTGAAAATTTTTGTCCAGTTTCAATAGAAAACATGTGAAAGAGAACTGAATTGTTAATAAAGGTGAATGGCATGCACACAAAATACTGATGAATTTAACTGTTAATTAAGTGTGTGTAATACAAGAATGTTCTTTTTTCAAAAATTCTGCTAGAGGATAATAGTTT is a genomic window of Schistocerca gregaria isolate iqSchGreg1 chromosome 9, iqSchGreg1.2, whole genome shotgun sequence containing:
- the LOC126291866 gene encoding uncharacterized protein LOC126291866, which encodes MDRKYNHRLLTHVHLIPEPIIDRGPVQYGPPSPAKRRVVQQQQPQTREVCPRLLLHTPEVRPRVLLHTPEMRPRLLLRTPEVRPPLLQTPEARSILMQTSEAEAPLLKIPQPRRPLLQAPEMRAPLLQTRDARRPLLQTHEVQPLVLQTPDARLPLLQAPEAQAALEVRSPLLQTPEVRPPLLQTPEVREPLLQTPDVREPLLQTPDVREPLLQTPDVREPLLQTPDVREPLLQTPDVREPLLQTPDVREPLLQAPDAREPLLQAPDAREPLLQAPDARLPLLQAPDARPPLLEMPDVRPPLLEMPDVRPPLLEMPDVRPPLLEMPDVRPPLLETPDVRPPLLETPDVRPPLLQTPEVREPLLQTPGLREPLLQTPGLREPLLQTPEVREPLLQTPEVREPLLQTPEVREPLLQTPEVREPLLQTPEVREPLLQTPEVREPLLQTPEVREPLLQTTEARPPLLQTTEARPPLLQTPDVRPPLLQTPDVRPPLLQTPDVRPPLLQTPDVRPPLLQAPDVRPPLLQAPDVRPPLLQAPDVRPPLLQAPDVRPPLLQAPDVRPPLLQAPDVRPPLLQAPDVRPPLLQAPDVRPPLLQAPDSRPPLLQAPDSRPHLLEAPDSRPHLLEAPDARPHLLEAPDARPHLLEAPDARPHLLEAPDARPHLLEAPDARPHLLEVPDARPHLLEAPDARPRLLQIPEVRSPLLRTPDARTALQQTFKARPSLLRTQLLVQQSQHPAVTQGPMTTVATPQVTNTVTEADQNPSSRKQQKICHHGHQQTNIATETYSPFYLGFLPAETSPYEK